The Comamonas sp. lk genome contains the following window.
ACAAGGTCAAGCTGCTGCAGGCTGACAATGTGGTGACCAGCGTCAGGCTGGATGCCGAGACGGGCAAGGTCACCGGTACGAAAAAAGACTGAGTGACCGTCGGGAAAACCGGTCTTGCTATGGATTTGAAAGTGGGTTGCGCATGCGCTGACTGGATTTGACCTCTGTTAACGCTTGATTTCCAGTCAACGAATGCGCTGCCTGCTATGAATTTCAAAGTCCTGCCCCTGCATTTGCAAGACCTTGCACATGCAAGGCCAGGGGGAGAAACGTACACTGACCGGTTCTTTCCCCGTACTGGCCGCTAGAGCCCACTGCACATGAACGCCCCGGTTGATGTTTCCTTTTTTCATCGCGATGCCAAACCGCTGACCAGCTACAAACCGTACTGGGCCAAGCGCTTTGGCCCGGCGCCGTTCCTGCCCATGACCCGTGCGGAGATGGATCAGCTTGGCTGGGACAGCTGCGACATCATCCTGGTCACGGGCGACGCCTATGTGGATCACCCCAGCTTCGGCATGGCGGTCATCGGCCGCGTGCTGGAGGCTCAGGGCTTTCGCGTGGGCATCATCGCCCAGCCCGACTGGACCAGCGCCGAAGCCTTCAAGGCGCTGGGCAAGCCCAACCTGTTTTGGGGTGTGACGGCCGGCAACATGGATTCCATGATCAACCGCTACACGGCTGATCGCAAGATTCGCTCCGACGATGCCTACACGCCCGGCGACGTGGGCGGCAAGCGCCCGGATCGCGCCGCCATCGTCTACAGCCAGCGCTGCCGCGAAGCCTACAAGGATGTGCCCATCGTGCTGGGCGGCATCGAAGGCTCGCTGCGCCGCATTGCCCACTATGACTACTGGAGCGACAAAGTGCGCCGCTCCATCGTGGTGGACAGCAAGTGCGACATCCTGCTGTACGGCAATGCCGAGCGGGCTCTGGTCGAAGTGGCTCACCGCATTGCTTCGCGCGAGCCGGTGGAGAACATCACCGATGTGCGCGGCACCTCGTTTTTCCGCCGCGCCTCGGAAGAGGGCTGGTTTGAAGTCGACTCCTCCACGGTGGACGAGCCCGGCGAAGTCGAGCCGCATATCAATCCCTATATGACCACCAGCGAGCAGGCCGAGGCCCAAGGCCAGACCTGCTCCAAGGAAGATGGCACGCAGGGAGATACTCCTGAAAATGTAGCTTCCGGCGCAGGCGCATCTTGCGCTACAGGCCAAAAAGATGCTGCATCGGTGGCCCAGGTGCAGACGATTCAATTCGTGCCCAATCTCTCGCTGCGCAGCAAGTCCAAGCTGCCTGCGCGTGACCGCACCGTGCTGCGTCTGCCCAGCTACGAGGAAGTCAAGAGCGATCCCATCCTCTACGCCCATGCCAACCGCGTGCTGCACCTGGAAACCAATCCCGGCAACGCCCGCGCGCTAGTACAGGCCCACGGCGAAGGCCTCACGGCCCGCGATGTGTGGATGAACCCGCCCCCCATTCCGCTGACCACGGCTGAGATGGACTGGGTGTTTGGTCTGCCATACGCCCGCAACCCGCACCCCAGCTATGCCGACAGCAAGGGCAGCCATGATGGCGAGACCAAGATTCCCGCCTGGGAGATGATCCGCACCTCGGTCAACATCATGCGCGGCTGCTTTGGCGGCTGCACCTTCTGCTCGATCACCGAGCACGAAGGCCGGATCATCCAGAGCCGTTCGGAAGACTCCATCATCCAGGAGCTCGAAGAGATTCGCGACAAGGTCAAGGGCTTTACCGGCACCATTTCCGACCTGGGTGGCCCCACGGCCAATATGTACCGCCTGGGCTGCAAGAGCCCGCAGATCGAAGCGGCCTGCCGCAAGCCCAGTTGCGTGTTCCCCGGCATCTGCCAGAACCTGCACACCGACCATGCTCCGCTGATCAAGATCTACCGCCGTGCGCGCAAGCTGCCCGGCATCAAGAAGATTCTGATCGGCTCCGGCCTGCGCTACGACCTGGCCGTGAAGTCGCCCGAGTACATCAAGGAGCTGGTACAGCACCATGTGGGCGGCTATCTGAAGATCGCGCCCGAGCATACCGAGGCCGGCCCGCTGAACAAGATGATGAAGCCCGGCATCGGCAGCTATGACAAGTTCAAGCAGCTGTTCGAGAAATTCAGCGAAGAGGCCGGTAAAAAGCAGTTCCTGATTCCCTACTTCATTGCCGCCCACCCGGGCACCAGCGATGAGGACATGATGAATCTGGCCATCTGGCTCAAGAAGAACGGTTTCCGCGCCGATCAGGTGCAGACCTTCTACCCCAGCCCCATGGCCACCGCCACGGCCATGTACCACAGCGGCCGCAACACGCTGACCAAGGTGCGCCGCCAGATGCGCGACGAGGCCGAGGAGCGTGTGGACATCGTGCGTGGTGAAAAACGCCGCCGTCTGCACAAGGCCTTTTTGCGCTATCACGATCCGAACAACTGGCCCATGCTGCGCGAGGCCTTGAAGGCCATGGGCCGTTCCGATCTGATCGGCAACGGCAAGCAGCATCTGATTCCTACCTTCCAGCCCATGGTGGACGGCAGCTATCAAAGTGCCCGCAAGAAAAACAGCACCCAGTCCGGCAGTGGCGGTGGCATAGGCTATACCGTCAACAAGGAAGGCAAGGCCGTGGCTGTGCGTCGCCGCACCCAGGAATCGAACGAGCCTCAGGGCGATGTGCGCTTCAGAACCGCCCAGCCCAAGCCCGGTCAGATGCTGAGCCAGCATACCGGCCTGCCTCCGCGCGCCGGTGTGAAGGGTGGCAAGCCCGCAGGCAAACCGGCGTTCAAGGCAGCGGCCAAGCCCGGCTCTGCACCGCGCAAGCCGCGCTGATCCCTCCCAATAAAAAAGCCCGGTCATCCGGGCTTTTTTATGGCTTACAGGGTGTGCGTGCTCATTGCGTGATCAGTTCTTCGCACCACTGGGGCAGCTCGCCGCCGGAGTTTGGCAGAAAGTACTCGGGCACCAAAGGGGTGGGGCGGGCAATGGCATAGCCCTGGCCGTAGTCCACACCCATGGCCTGAAGAGCTTGCGCAATCTCGCGGCTTTCCACGAATTCGGCCACGGTTTTCTTGCCCAGAATATGGCCTATGCGATTGATCATCTCCACCATGGCATGGTTGCTGGGCTCTTGCAGCATGTCGCGCACAAAGCCGCCGTCGATCTTCACATAGTCCACCGGCAGTTGCTTGAGGTAGGTCAGCGACGACATGCCCACGCCAAAATCGTCGAGCGCAAACCGGCAGCCCAGGGCGCGCAGCGCCTGTATCAGTCGGGTGGCATTGCTGAGGTTGGCAATGGCGCTGGTTTCGGTGATTTCAAAGCACAGCAAATGTGGCGCAATACCGTGCAGCACAATCTGCTTTTTGACAAAGTGCAGCAGCTCCTCGTCATCCAGGCTGGCGCCCGAGAGGTTGATGGCACAGGTATCCACGGGGCGGGAACCCGCCGGACGCCGGGCCAGGCTTTGCAGGGCGTGGCTGATGACCCAGCGGTCCAGCATGGGCATCATGCCGTAACGCTCGGCAGCCGGTATGAAGGCGCCGGGGCCGATGATCTGGCCTTGCTCATCCTTGAGGCGCAGCAGCACCTCGAAATGCATGCCCCGTTCGTTGGGATTCTGTAGCGGTGCAATGGTTTGCGCATACAGGCAAAACCGGTCCGAATCCAGTGCCGAGCGCACGCGCATTACCCATTCCATTTCGCTGACATAACGGTTGTAGGAGCCGTCGTTGTGGGTGTAGACAAAGACTTTGTTGCGTCCTTTGTCCTTGGCCTGGTAGCAGGCCATATCGGCCAGACGCAGCAAATCGGCTGCGCTGCTGGCATCGCCTGGGATGTGCACCAAGCCCATGCTGAAGCCCGTGCGCAGAGTTTTGTTGCCCCATTGCACCTGTAAGGTCTCGGCGGCGGCGCGCAATTTTTCGGCAATCGCCATTGCGGCCTGAGGCGGGCAGTTCTCCAGCAGAATGCCGAATTCATCTCCGCCCATGCGGGCCAGCGAGTCTGATTCGCGCAGGTTGCTCAGCAGCATGCGGGACACCTCGCACAACACCTCGTCTCCAGCGTGATGGGAGCTGGTCTCGTTGATGAGCTTGAACTGGTCCAGATCGATGTACAGCAGAGAGCAGGGCTTGATCTGATGGCGGCCCTGGTTGAGCAGATGCTGCAGCCGGCGCTCGAATTCACCACGGTTTTCCAGCCCTGTCAGCGTGTCATGGCTGGAGTTCCAGGACAGCTGGTCCATGAACTGCTGCTCCCGCGAGACATCGCGCAGCACAATCACCGTGCCTGTGACCAGACCGTCGCTCTTGATGCTCGAGCCCACCACCTTGACCGGCAGCGTGCCGTGATTGTTGCGGCGCAGCCAGTGGGTCTGCTCGTCGCGGCGCGTGACCTCGCCGCTCAGCAGTTGCTTCAATAGCACTTCACTGCTGTAGCTGGAATCCAGGGAGTAAAACTGAAGCACATGCTTGAGTGAGCGGCCAATCGGGCTTTGCTGACCTGCACCCAGCAAACCGATGCCAACCGGATTGATATAGGTGAGCATTCCGTGGGCATCCGTGGTGATCACGGCATCGCCCAGAGCCGCGAGCGTGACTTGCGCACGTTCTTTTTCGGCATCCAGCACCGACTGGGTTTGCTATCGCTGGCGCAGCGCACGGTGTGTGCTCAGACTCCAGACCGCGACCAGCACCAAGGCCAAGGTGCAATTGATGCTCAAAAGAATGTAGACGATGCGGCGTGAACTTTGCCCCAGTGAATCGGTAAAGGCCTTGGCTGCAGGGGATGCGCCGCTGTTGATCAGACCGATCTCTCGCTTCCAGGTCCTGATGGTCTCTTTGGTTGGCGGCTTGCTTTCGCTATAGCCTTGCTCGACTTCTGTTGCCAACAGCCCCAGTTGGGCCAGGTACTCATCACCCTGTTTCCAGTAGTAAATGGGTTCCTTTATCAATTTGAAATGCCGAAAATTGCGCAGCAACCAGATCAGCGAATTGATGTCATCGGGGTGATTGGCTCCTTGCAAAAGGCCTTTGCGTGCTGCCGCCAGATCTGGCGGATTTTTCTCCAACGCCTCGCGGGCATCGGAATCTCCGCGTGGCACCAGCATGGCGCTGTGGTATTTGTCCAGATGCTCGCGGTTGCCGGCTTCGGCATAGCGTGTCAAATAGTAGATGGCATCTTTTTGGGATTTGGACCAGAAGCTTTCGCCGGCAACAATGCCGCGCACGGCAGACAGCATGTAAATGCTGGTGCCGGCCGTGATCACCAGAATGGCCGTCAACAGTGCGAACGGCCAGACTCTTTGCCAGAAGGCCAATCTGCTACCCCTAGGTTGAGTGCTCTGTTGCATATTGAGTAGCGCTGATGGGTGTGGTGTAAGCGATGCGCGAAAACAGGTGGAAATACCTGAGTTCGTGCCTTTCGAGTCCAGGCAACTCAAGCCGGCATCTGCAGTGCAATCTCAAGATTTGCGCATTCATCCGAGCCTTCTGTAAATAAACCCCCGTTTTTTACGCTTGAATGTTTTAAATTGTTTAACTTGTATATTTTTGCTTATCTCGCAAGCCATGTGCAGCCAGTGATTCAAAGCCGGCAGCGTATGGCGCAATGTCGCATTTCTCAGTGTTGTCCTATGTCAACCTGGCCCGTACTGCCTTGTCTTATCGCTCGTTTGACCTCGGTGAAAAGCCGAAAAAGAGATAGCAAGAGATATCCTTATTTTGCGGTAGCTGGGTAACAAAGTGTTTGTAGGACGATGGCGGTAAATGCCAGGGTGATATGGCTCAAGCGTTATTACCACGCTTTTAGGTATTTATCCGGTATCCACGTAGTGGAGTGAGACTGTCTGCTTTTTCTTGAATTTGAAAGACGGCTGGTCCAGTTCCATTTCGACGGTAGCAGCCGCCAACCGCTTTATGCGGCGGCCTGAAATGCCTGCATGCCCTGCATGCAGTACTGTAGAAAACGGTTGGCTGCAGGCGACAGATGCCGGCCTGTGCGCGTGATCAGCTGCATTTCCGCATTCTGGAAGGTGGGACTGTTGACGGGAATGGCGCACACGCGGCCTTGGGCCAGTTCGGTGGTGATGGAGCAGGGGGGCAGCAAGGTCACGCCCTGGCCGGTAGTCACAAAGCTGATCAACACGCTGATCAGATTGCTGGTGAGAGCGGGGCTCAGGCGAATCCTGTCCGTCTGCTCGGCATATTCCACCAGCTGGCGTATGCCGTACACGCCTTGCAGCAAGGCGATAGGCCATTGCGTCAGCTCCTGCAGCGAGGTGCTTTGTGCCTTGCTCAGGGCGTGATGGGGGTTGACGATGGCATGCATGGGCTGGCGCGCCGAACCCCGGGCGGTGATATGGCTGTCGGCCGGGGGGTAGTAGACCAGACCGACTTCGGCCTCGTCCTCGCGCACGCGGCGCATGATTTCGTTGGTGCCGTAGATCTCCAGCGAGATGGACACGCCGGGATACTGCTGGCGAAACTGGCGAATCGGCCCGTCAATCAGTTCCTGGGCAAAGCCTTCGCCGCTGACCACCTGCACGGAGCCGCTATGCAGGCCGCGCAGCGCATCCATCTTGGCTAGCATGTCGTGGCGATGGGCCATATGCTGGCGGTAGTAGTCCAGTATCAGCTGTCCTGCCTGTGTAGGCACGACCCCGCTGCGGTGGCGTTCCAGCAGGGCTACGCCCAGAGCCTCTTCCAGCAGGCTGATCTGGCGGCTGACGGCCGAGGGAACAATGCCCAGCTTCTCTGCCGCTGCACGCACCGAGCCGCAGGTGACGGCCTCATAAAGATAGTGGGCGCGAGAGTCTTGGTAGGCAGGCATGAAGCAGGGCTTGAGTGATCCGGGGTTCTGCTAGTGTCCACTTTTTTAGAACAGAAAATACAAAGTCATGAAATATATGCATTGATATATTCACCGCCAGTACAAGGTAGAGGCTTTGCGGCTCTGCCTTTGAATCATAGCAAGTGCTCGCTGTATGCATATACAGTGGCCGAAAAGGAAATCGATGAGTACCGAGATGCAGCGAGCCAAGACGGCGTTGAACCTGGGCAGTGTGGTGCAGATATTTGCGCTGGCGCTGGTGATAGCAGCCCTGTCCGAATGGCTGGGGCCTTTGCCGATTGAACTGGGCGTGGGTCGGGTGGTACTGCTGCCCATGATCTGGGCGCTGCTGATAGGTCTGGTGCTGGGCTTGCTGAACAAGCGTCTGCCTTCGCCGCTGAAGATCAGCCTGTACAGCCAGCATCTGGCAGCGGCCATTCTGTCTTCGGCGCTGTTTCTGTTCATCGCCAAGCTGGGCTTGCTGGTAGGCGGTTCGCTGCCGCAACTGGCGCAGGTAGGCTGGGGTCTGGTGCTGCAGGAACTTGGCAATCTGGTGGGCTGCATCATGCTGGGTATGCCGGTGGCGCTGCTGCTGGGCATCAAGCGCGAAGCGATCGGTGCCACGTTCTCCATCGGCCGTGAGCCCGGCTTGGCCATTGTGGGCGAGCGCTTCGGCATGGATTCGCCCGAAGGTCGCGGCGTGCTGGCCGAGTACATCACCGGCACCTTGATCGGCGCGATCTTCATTTCCGTGCTGGCCGGCTTTGTCTCGAGCCTGAACATTTTTCACCCGCTGGCGTTGGGCATGGGGGCCGGCGTGGGTTCGGGCAGCATGACGGCTGCTGCCGTGGGCGCGATTGCGGCTCAGCATCCGGAAATGGCTGACCAGATCGCCACCTTTGCGGCTGCTGCCAATCTGATTGCGACCACGGTGGGCACTTATCTGACGCTGTTCATCTCCTTGCCGCTGGCAGTGCGCGCCTACCGCTTTCTGGAGCCCATCCTGGGCCGCAACCGCAAGGCGGTGGCAGTGGAGCAAAGCGTGACGGCCGAGCCACAGGAAACCGTGCACGCACCCATGCTGGGCCTGGGTATGCGCCTGGCCTCGTGGCTGCTGGTGGGCGCCATGGTGCTGATTGGCAACCGTATCGGTTACGGCGTTCCCATGCTGGATGCACTGCCGGGTGTGCTCATCATCATCCTGGCCGTGCTGGTTGGTGATCTGATCTATGTGGGCACCCGACGCAAGCTGCCCGCCGTGTGCTGGATTTCTTTCATCGCCATGGCCATGACCTTTCCCCCCACGCCTTATGCCGCCGAAGTGGCAGCGATGACCGGTAAGGTGAGCTTTCTGGCCATGATCACGCCCATGCTGACCTTTGCAGGTCTGTCGCTGGCCAAGGACATTCCGGCTTTCCGCCGCCTGGGCTGGCGCATTGTGGTGGTTTCGCTGCTGGCCAATGCCGGCGTGTTTCTCGCTGCGACGGTGATTGCACAGTCGTTTGTGCACACCATGTGAACTGATTGAATCGAGGAATAGGCAATGAGCAGCATCCAATCACCCAAGAATTCATCCAAGATCTGGCCCGAGTTGGCTGAGCTGCAATCTTGGCGTCACGATTTTCATCGCCACCCAGAAACCGCGTTCAAGGAACACCGCACCAGCGCTCGCGTGGCCGAGCTGCTGAGCAGCTGGGGGCTTGAAGTGCATACCGGCCTTGCTGGCACCGGCGTGGTGGCAGTGCTTCATGGCGCGCTGGGCGAAGGCCCCAGCATCGGTCTGCGCGCCGATATGGATGCGCTGCACGTGCATGAGCTCAACCAGTGCGAGCATGCATCCCAGCACCAGGGCCGCATGCATGCCTGCGGGCATGACGGCCACACCAGCATGCTGCTGGGTGCGGCCAAGGTGCTGGCGGCCCAGCCGGACTTTGCCGGCACCGTGAACTTCATCTTCCAACCCGCCGAGGAAAACGAAGGCGGCGCGCGCGAGATGATTGCGGAAGGCCTGTTCGAGCGCTTTCCCATGCAGGCTGTCTACAGCATGCACAACTGGCCGGGCCTGCCGGTGGGCACGGCGGCCGTGCACTCCACGGCCGTGATGGCGGCGTTTGACATTTTTGATCTGACTCTGACCGGCAAGGGCTGCCATGCGGCCATGCCCCATCTTGGCAAGGACGCTTTGCTGGCGGCCTGCCAGCTGGTGAGCCAGCTGCCGGCGCTGATTGCCCGCGAGCAGGAGGTGCACAAGCCCGCCGTGCTGAGCGTGACCAGCTTCAACGCCGGTGACACCTATAACGTGATGCCCGAAGTCATCAAGTTGCGCGGCACGGTGCGCTGCTTTGACATGGAGCAGCGCGCGCGTATAGAGCAGCGCTTTCGCGATGCGATTGCCGCCACCTGCGCGCTGCACGGTCTGCAGGCCGATCTGGACTACCGCGTGAGCTACCCGGCCACCATCAACAACTCCGTCCATGCTGAAATCTGCGCCGATGTGCTGACCGAGGTGCTGGGCCAGGGTCAGGTGCGCCGTGACATGCAGCCCAGCATGGCCTCTGAAGACTTTGCCTTCATGGCCCATGCCTGTCCTGGCGTCTATATCTGGATGGGTAACGGCGAAAACAGCGCCTCGCTGCACAACCCGCATTACGACTTCAATGACGCGGTCTTGCCTCTGGGTACGCGCTATTGGGTGGAATTGGTCAGCGCTTTGCTGCGCGACGGCAAGCTGCCCAAAGCCTGAAGACGGATTTGCGAATTGCTACAGATGTAGCACAACAAAAGCTTACGTCAGGCGCAAGCGATGGCATGGCGGCGGCTAGGAAACCCGGCTGCCGCTCCCCAGGCTGCTGTCGCGTCATCTGCTGGACGCCTGGGCACAAGGCTTGGCCGATAGTCAGCAGTAACTCTTTATTTGATAGCTGCTGGCGATTGCTTTTATTGTGCTTGAAGGCGTTTTCTATATAAATGTTACTGAGCCCGGCTCTTGGCCGTTCGCTGCTTCGGTGACAGCAAATTGACAACAAGAAAAGGCCAAGGTCAAAGCCCAAATCGCTGAGCACATGGTTCTATGATGTGTTTAGCGCTCCGAAATTCGGAGCGTGCGTGGTGGCCGCCTTCTAAGCGCAGCCAACACAGTGGGGCCGATTCCTGGCTTGGGTTGGATCGTCGGCGGCTGGCAGATGCCAGGCGTCTATGGCTCACGCCCTGTGTTGCTTGCTTTCAATGGACAGGCCGCCTTCTGCAGGTGTTGCTTTCCAGGCCTTGGGCCTTTCTCGCGGCATTCGCCGCATTCTCGTATCGCAACGCTGCCTGCCAAATCCCGGCCGCATGGCGTATATCGCCGTGCCGGTCTTGATACAGGAAGGCGCTTTATGCACTCTGCCGATTTATGGGCAAAACTGGCACCGGGTCACTTTCCTGCGCTGCTCAGCTGGTGTGTGCTGGTGGGCGCTGCGGCGCTATTGGGTCATATGGTGCACCGCGTGTCCGGTTTTCCGCGCATGCTGGGCTATACCGCTGTGGGGCTGGTGGCCGGCTGGCTGGGCTTTGGCGATTTGCCCTGGCCGCTCAGAGGCAATACGGCGCTGCTGCTGGAGATTGCCGTAGGCACCAGCGTGCTGGTGGCGGCATCGCAGATTTCGCTGCGCTGGCTGTTCAAACAACCCTGGCTGATGCTGCAAAGCCTGGGCGAATCCTTGATCACCCTGGGCTTGACGGCCGGCTTGCTGGTAGCCCTGGGCTGGGGCTGGCCGGTGGCGCTGGCCGTGGGCGTGATTGCCATGGCGGCATCGCCTGCAGTGCTGCTGCGCATTGCCGAAGATCTGCGCGCCTGCGGCGCGGTGACGGACCGCAGCGTGCTGTTGGCGACGGTGAGCAGCTGGCTGGCGCTGCTGGCCGGCCTGGTGCTAACGGCCTCTTGGGTGCCGGTGAGTGTTGCTTTGGGAGCCGCCACGGGCGCTGAGCCCGCGCAGCTGACGCAGATGCGTTTTTCTGTCTCCGGTCTGCTGGCCGGCCTGTATAACGTGGTGCTTTCGCTGCTGTGGGCGGCCTTGCTGGCGGCGGCACTATGGCCGGTGCTGCGCTGGAAATCATCGCGCAGCGACACCACGGCGCTGTATCTGCTGGCTGCTTTGGCTGCAACCTGCCTGATGGCCGAGCACTGGGGCGGTTCTGCCGTTTTCGCCTTTATGGTGGCGGGCTTGCTGCTGCGCAATCTGAGTGCCAAACCGCTGCTCTGGCCCCAGGCTTTTCAGGCCGCGAACGCCATGCTCAATCTGGTGATGTTTGTGCTGGTGGCCAGCATGGCGGCGCAGGTGCAGCTCAATGGCGCGATGTTCTTTGTGGTGCTTTGTGTGGTTCTGGCGCGCATGACGGGCAAGCTGGGTTCCATCTTGCTGCTGGGCCACGGCACGGGCCTGGGCTGGCGGCGCCAGTGGCCCGTGGCCTGCGCTCAGCTTCCGCTGTCTGGTCTGGCCCTGGTGCTGGCTTCGTCCATTGCCTGGCAGTGGATGCCGCTGAACCCTGGCGTGGCACAGCAGGTCTCGGCCATTGCCTTGCCGCTGATCGTGATTTGCGAGTTGCTGGGCGTGCTGGCCGCATCGGCTGCGCTGTGGCGCTCGGGCGAGGCCCACCGCGGCATAGGCCGCACGGCGCTGTTGAGAGGGGAGAAACGCCATGACACATGAAACCACCGAGATTCAGAGTCCCAGCGCCGCTTCCGGCCTGGGCGAGTTTGCATCGTCTCAGGCGCTGACGCTGGGGGTGGAGCTGGAGCTGCAGCTGCTCAACACCCACCACTACGACCTGACGCCTTATGCGCCTGACATGCTGGCCTTGCTGAAAAATACGCCGGTGCCGGGCTCTATCGTGCCCGAGGTGACGGCCAGCATGATTGAGATATCGACGGGCATCTGCACCGACGCCCAGGATGCTTACCAGCAGCTGGCCGTGACCCGCGATGCACTGGTCAAGGCGGCAGATCGCCTCAATATCGCCATTGCCGGCGGCGGCACCCATCCGTTTCAGCAATGGCACCAGCAGCGCATTTACGACAAGCCCCGCTTCAAGGAAGTGACGGCGCTGTACGGCTATCTGACCAAGCAGTTCACCATCTTCGGCCAGCATGTGCATGTGGGCTGCCCCGATGCCGATGCCGCGCTGATGATGCTGCACCGCCTGTCGCGCTATATCCCGCATTTCATTGCGCTGTCGGCTTCCAGCCCCTTTGTCCAGGGCCAGGACACGGCCTTCGACTCTGCCCGGCTCAATTCGGTCTTCGCTTTTCCGCTCTCGGGCCGGGCACCGTTTGCCCTGCACTGGGAGGATTTCCAGCGCTACTTCGACAAGGTGGCGGCCACGGGCGTAATACAAAGCATGAAGGACTTTTACTGGGACATCCGGCCCAAGCCCGAGTTCGGTACGGTGGAAGTGCGGGTGTTCGACACGCCGCTGTCTATCGAGCGCGCCGCCCAGCTGGCGGCCTATGTCCAGGCCCTGGGTGCCTGGTTTTTGAGCGAGAACCCGTTCGAGCCCAGCGAGGATGACTATCTGGTCTATACCTACAACCGCTTTCAGGCCTGCCGCTTCGGGCTGGACGGCAGCTATGTCGATCCGGTGAGCAGCGAACAATCGGGGCTGCGCGAACATATTGCGCTCACGCTGGAGCGCATCACGCCTTATGTCACGGCGCAGAGCAGGCCGGCCTTGCAGCAGCTGCGCAACAGTCTGAACCTGGGCGGCAACGACGCCAGCTGGCTGCGCGCATGTTATGCCGACGCTCAGCAACTGCCGGAAGTGGTGCGCCAGGCTGCACTGCGCTTCAGAGGGGCACAGCCTTAAGCGGGCAAAGACTGTTGTTTCAATGAAAAAAGCTGCCAGCCCTTGTCAATCAAGTGCTGCCAGCCCTTGTCAATCAAGTGCTGGCAGCTCTTGTTTTTGCAGGCTT
Protein-coding sequences here:
- a CDS encoding EAL domain-containing protein — protein: MLDAEKERAQVTLAALGDAVITTDAHGMLTYINPVGIGLLGAGQQSPIGRSLKHVLQFYSLDSSYSSEVLLKQLLSGEVTRRDEQTHWLRRNNHGTLPVKVVGSSIKSDGLVTGTVIVLRDVSREQQFMDQLSWNSSHDTLTGLENRGEFERRLQHLLNQGRHQIKPCSLLYIDLDQFKLINETSSHHAGDEVLCEVSRMLLSNLRESDSLARMGGDEFGILLENCPPQAAMAIAEKLRAAAETLQVQWGNKTLRTGFSMGLVHIPGDASSAADLLRLADMACYQAKDKGRNKVFVYTHNDGSYNRYVSEMEWVMRVRSALDSDRFCLYAQTIAPLQNPNERGMHFEVLLRLKDEQGQIIGPGAFIPAAERYGMMPMLDRWVISHALQSLARRPAGSRPVDTCAINLSGASLDDEELLHFVKKQIVLHGIAPHLLCFEITETSAIANLSNATRLIQALRALGCRFALDDFGVGMSSLTYLKQLPVDYVKIDGGFVRDMLQEPSNHAMVEMINRIGHILGKKTVAEFVESREIAQALQAMGVDYGQGYAIARPTPLVPEYFLPNSGGELPQWCEELITQ
- a CDS encoding YgiQ family radical SAM protein — protein: MNAPVDVSFFHRDAKPLTSYKPYWAKRFGPAPFLPMTRAEMDQLGWDSCDIILVTGDAYVDHPSFGMAVIGRVLEAQGFRVGIIAQPDWTSAEAFKALGKPNLFWGVTAGNMDSMINRYTADRKIRSDDAYTPGDVGGKRPDRAAIVYSQRCREAYKDVPIVLGGIEGSLRRIAHYDYWSDKVRRSIVVDSKCDILLYGNAERALVEVAHRIASREPVENITDVRGTSFFRRASEEGWFEVDSSTVDEPGEVEPHINPYMTTSEQAEAQGQTCSKEDGTQGDTPENVASGAGASCATGQKDAASVAQVQTIQFVPNLSLRSKSKLPARDRTVLRLPSYEEVKSDPILYAHANRVLHLETNPGNARALVQAHGEGLTARDVWMNPPPIPLTTAEMDWVFGLPYARNPHPSYADSKGSHDGETKIPAWEMIRTSVNIMRGCFGGCTFCSITEHEGRIIQSRSEDSIIQELEEIRDKVKGFTGTISDLGGPTANMYRLGCKSPQIEAACRKPSCVFPGICQNLHTDHAPLIKIYRRARKLPGIKKILIGSGLRYDLAVKSPEYIKELVQHHVGGYLKIAPEHTEAGPLNKMMKPGIGSYDKFKQLFEKFSEEAGKKQFLIPYFIAAHPGTSDEDMMNLAIWLKKNGFRADQVQTFYPSPMATATAMYHSGRNTLTKVRRQMRDEAEERVDIVRGEKRRRLHKAFLRYHDPNNWPMLREALKAMGRSDLIGNGKQHLIPTFQPMVDGSYQSARKKNSTQSGSGGGIGYTVNKEGKAVAVRRRTQESNEPQGDVRFRTAQPKPGQMLSQHTGLPPRAGVKGGKPAGKPAFKAAAKPGSAPRKPR
- a CDS encoding LysR family transcriptional regulator, producing MPAYQDSRAHYLYEAVTCGSVRAAAEKLGIVPSAVSRQISLLEEALGVALLERHRSGVVPTQAGQLILDYYRQHMAHRHDMLAKMDALRGLHSGSVQVVSGEGFAQELIDGPIRQFRQQYPGVSISLEIYGTNEIMRRVREDEAEVGLVYYPPADSHITARGSARQPMHAIVNPHHALSKAQSTSLQELTQWPIALLQGVYGIRQLVEYAEQTDRIRLSPALTSNLISVLISFVTTGQGVTLLPPCSITTELAQGRVCAIPVNSPTFQNAEMQLITRTGRHLSPAANRFLQYCMQGMQAFQAAA
- a CDS encoding M20 aminoacylase family protein gives rise to the protein MSSIQSPKNSSKIWPELAELQSWRHDFHRHPETAFKEHRTSARVAELLSSWGLEVHTGLAGTGVVAVLHGALGEGPSIGLRADMDALHVHELNQCEHASQHQGRMHACGHDGHTSMLLGAAKVLAAQPDFAGTVNFIFQPAEENEGGAREMIAEGLFERFPMQAVYSMHNWPGLPVGTAAVHSTAVMAAFDIFDLTLTGKGCHAAMPHLGKDALLAACQLVSQLPALIAREQEVHKPAVLSVTSFNAGDTYNVMPEVIKLRGTVRCFDMEQRARIEQRFRDAIAATCALHGLQADLDYRVSYPATINNSVHAEICADVLTEVLGQGQVRRDMQPSMASEDFAFMAHACPGVYIWMGNGENSASLHNPHYDFNDAVLPLGTRYWVELVSALLRDGKLPKA
- a CDS encoding DUF3100 domain-containing protein, with amino-acid sequence MSTEMQRAKTALNLGSVVQIFALALVIAALSEWLGPLPIELGVGRVVLLPMIWALLIGLVLGLLNKRLPSPLKISLYSQHLAAAILSSALFLFIAKLGLLVGGSLPQLAQVGWGLVLQELGNLVGCIMLGMPVALLLGIKREAIGATFSIGREPGLAIVGERFGMDSPEGRGVLAEYITGTLIGAIFISVLAGFVSSLNIFHPLALGMGAGVGSGSMTAAAVGAIAAQHPEMADQIATFAAAANLIATTVGTYLTLFISLPLAVRAYRFLEPILGRNRKAVAVEQSVTAEPQETVHAPMLGLGMRLASWLLVGAMVLIGNRIGYGVPMLDALPGVLIIILAVLVGDLIYVGTRRKLPAVCWISFIAMAMTFPPTPYAAEVAAMTGKVSFLAMITPMLTFAGLSLAKDIPAFRRLGWRIVVVSLLANAGVFLAATVIAQSFVHTM